Proteins from a single region of Stutzerimonas stutzeri:
- a CDS encoding N-acetylmuramoyl-L-alanine amidase codes for MKAITATLLLLLLAGCASGPRIDTSYSSVGHDSRAQFIVLHYTSTDLPRSLELLSGRDVSSHYLIGESPATIYRLVDENRRAWHAGESEWNGRTWLNATSIGIELVNRGYVESADGRRLWYPYSEEQIDALVELLKDIMARHGLKAGAIIGHSDIAPQRKVDPGPLFPWKRLADEGLVPWPDADAVTAQRMRYASAGLPTIAWFQDALAAQGYRVPRHGHLDDETRNVIAAFQMKYRPVRFDGEPDAETAAMLQVLASQAKR; via the coding sequence ATGAAAGCCATCACCGCCACCCTGCTGCTTTTACTGCTGGCTGGCTGCGCCAGCGGTCCGCGTATCGATACCAGCTATAGCTCGGTTGGCCATGACAGCCGTGCTCAATTCATCGTGCTGCATTACACCTCGACCGATCTGCCGCGCTCATTGGAGTTGCTCAGTGGGCGAGATGTCAGCAGTCACTACCTGATCGGCGAATCACCAGCGACTATCTATCGGCTGGTGGACGAGAATCGTCGCGCCTGGCATGCCGGGGAAAGCGAGTGGAATGGCCGCACCTGGCTCAACGCCACGTCGATCGGCATCGAACTGGTCAACCGGGGTTACGTGGAGAGCGCGGACGGACGACGGCTCTGGTATCCCTACTCCGAGGAGCAGATCGACGCGCTGGTGGAGTTGCTCAAGGACATCATGGCGCGCCACGGCCTAAAGGCCGGCGCCATCATCGGCCACAGCGACATTGCCCCACAGCGCAAAGTCGATCCGGGGCCTTTGTTCCCGTGGAAGCGCTTGGCGGACGAGGGGCTGGTGCCCTGGCCCGACGCCGATGCAGTCACCGCGCAGCGGATGCGCTATGCGTCTGCTGGCCTGCCGACCATCGCCTGGTTCCAGGATGCGTTGGCGGCGCAGGGTTATCGGGTGCCGCGCCATGGCCATTTGGACGACGAGACGCGCAACGTTATCGCTGCGTTCCAGATGAAGTACCGTCCGGTCCGTTTCGATGGGGAGCCCGATGCCGAGACCGCTGCGATGCTGCAGGTGCTCGCCAGCCAGGCCAAGCGCTGA
- a CDS encoding tripartite tricarboxylate transporter permease codes for METLNFLMQGFDVATRPTNLLVALFGAFVGTVVGLLPGLGPINGVALLLPLAFALGLPPETALILLAAVYLGCEYGGRISAILLNVPGDAAAVMTTLDGYPLARQGKAGIALSLSAVSSFIGSIIATCGVVLFAPLLAKWAVAFGPAEYFVLMIFAIACLGGMVGDKPVKTLMAALMGLALATVGVDSTTGVYRFTFGSVSLSDGIQFVIVVIGFFSVSEILLMLEKTHSGQKAVKASGRLLFNFKEFCLTFWTMVRSAVAGFVIGTLPGAGATIASAMTYMSEKRMAGDKGRFGDGDLRGLAAPEAANNASACGSLIPMLTLGVPGSGTTAVMIGALTLYNITPGPLLFEQQPDVVWGLIASLFIGNVILLIMNIPLVGLFSRMLSVPNWVLVPTITVISMVGVYSVHSTTFDLVLMVGLGVFGYMLRKLDFPLSAVILGFVLGELMEDNLRRALSISAGELGILWGSPITLALWALTVAMLAMPGLRWYLKRRRGNVAEAQA; via the coding sequence ATGGAAACACTGAATTTCTTGATGCAGGGCTTCGATGTCGCCACCCGGCCGACCAACCTGCTGGTGGCGCTGTTCGGCGCTTTCGTCGGCACCGTGGTCGGGCTGCTGCCGGGCCTAGGCCCGATCAACGGCGTCGCGCTGCTTTTGCCGCTGGCCTTTGCCCTCGGCCTGCCGCCGGAAACCGCGCTGATCCTGCTGGCTGCGGTGTACCTCGGCTGTGAATACGGCGGTCGCATTTCGGCCATCCTGCTCAACGTGCCTGGTGACGCTGCCGCGGTAATGACCACCCTCGACGGCTACCCGCTGGCGCGTCAGGGCAAGGCCGGTATCGCCCTGTCGCTGTCCGCGGTCAGCTCGTTCATCGGCAGCATCATCGCCACCTGCGGCGTGGTGTTGTTCGCTCCGTTGCTGGCCAAGTGGGCAGTGGCCTTTGGCCCGGCGGAATACTTCGTGCTGATGATCTTCGCCATCGCCTGCCTCGGCGGCATGGTCGGCGACAAGCCGGTGAAAACGCTGATGGCCGCACTGATGGGCCTGGCGCTGGCCACGGTGGGCGTGGACTCGACCACCGGGGTGTACCGCTTCACCTTCGGCAGCGTCAGTCTGTCGGACGGCATCCAGTTCGTCATCGTGGTGATCGGCTTCTTCAGCGTCAGCGAGATCCTGCTGATGCTGGAGAAGACCCACAGCGGGCAGAAGGCGGTCAAGGCCAGCGGCCGGTTGCTGTTCAACTTCAAGGAGTTCTGCCTGACCTTCTGGACCATGGTGCGCAGCGCCGTGGCCGGCTTCGTCATCGGCACCCTGCCCGGCGCCGGCGCAACCATCGCCAGCGCCATGACCTACATGAGCGAGAAGCGCATGGCCGGCGACAAGGGCCGCTTCGGCGATGGCGATCTGCGCGGCCTGGCTGCGCCGGAAGCTGCCAACAACGCCTCAGCCTGCGGCTCGCTGATTCCGATGCTGACCCTGGGCGTGCCAGGCTCGGGCACCACCGCGGTGATGATCGGCGCACTGACGCTGTACAACATCACCCCCGGCCCGTTGCTATTCGAACAGCAGCCGGACGTGGTCTGGGGCCTGATCGCCTCGCTGTTCATCGGCAACGTGATTCTGCTGATCATGAACATCCCGCTGGTGGGTCTGTTCTCGCGCATGCTCAGCGTGCCGAACTGGGTGCTCGTGCCAACGATCACGGTGATCAGCATGGTCGGCGTGTATTCGGTGCACAGCACCACCTTCGATCTGGTGCTGATGGTTGGTCTAGGGGTGTTCGGCTACATGCTGCGCAAGCTGGATTTCCCCCTGTCGGCAGTGATTCTCGGCTTCGTACTCGGGGAGCTGATGGAGGACAACCTGCGCCGCGCCCTGTCGATCTCCGCTGGCGAGCTGGGCATCCTCTGGGGTAGCCCGATTACCCTTGCGCTGTGGGCGCTGACCGTGGCGATGCTGGCCATGCCGGGGTTGCGCTGGTATCTCAAGCGTCGTCGCGGCAACGTCGCCGAGGCGCAGGCCTGA
- a CDS encoding KinB sensor domain-containing domain — protein sequence MKLQMKLRTRLFLGFSALMTVALLGLLLALVSVMQMAKSQEQLIRNNFAIIEINQQLRQALGNHLIVMLTDDSQGEALDSLRQSFQQTLERGIAEASDEADRQAFQAVASAYASFLQQVDSASNQNLTLLEDNPLSQAFNQVRSLMTDMQRTAYDKIRDTELRSRDRASLLAGLLGLTAIAVLLIGFITAHSFARRFGEPIERLSAAADQIGRGDFNISLPTPHIAELSSLSRRFGLMAQALHEFKQTNVEALVNGQQRLQALLDSIDDGLLIVDRDGRLEHANPVAQRQLAWENEHLGSTLGEALGYPDLDNAARQVLDDKPLSDPPEDLIIEADGERRLLAWRISPVSHHDGSISGAVMVLHDVTDQRTFERVRNEFVLRASHELRTPVTGMQMAFSLLRERLRYPPDSRESDLFDTVHEEMQRLVRLINDLLNFSRYQSGQQKLEVEQCSIPELLEAARQRFEVAAADQDVQLKLELQQPLPTLMLDRQQIERVMDNLLSNALRHTPKGGEVRLLARHHGERMILSVEDNGEGIPYSQQARIFEPFVQIGRRRGGAGLGLALCKEIAQLHGGRIGVHSRIGHGTIFYVALPI from the coding sequence ATGAAACTCCAGATGAAGCTGCGAACCCGACTGTTCCTCGGGTTCTCGGCACTGATGACCGTAGCCCTGCTCGGCCTGCTCCTTGCCCTGGTCAGCGTGATGCAGATGGCCAAGAGTCAGGAACAGCTGATCCGCAACAACTTCGCCATCATCGAGATCAACCAGCAATTGCGTCAGGCATTGGGCAACCACCTGATCGTCATGCTCACCGACGACAGCCAAGGCGAAGCACTGGATTCACTGCGTCAGAGTTTCCAGCAGACGCTCGAACGCGGCATCGCCGAAGCCAGCGACGAGGCCGATCGGCAGGCATTCCAGGCCGTCGCCAGCGCCTACGCCAGCTTCCTGCAGCAAGTCGATTCCGCCAGCAACCAGAACTTGACGCTGCTGGAGGACAATCCGCTCAGCCAGGCCTTCAATCAGGTGCGCAGCCTGATGACCGACATGCAGCGCACGGCGTACGACAAGATCCGCGATACCGAGCTGCGCAGCCGTGACCGGGCGTCGCTGCTCGCTGGGCTGCTGGGCCTGACGGCGATCGCGGTACTACTGATAGGCTTCATCACCGCGCACAGCTTCGCCCGCCGCTTCGGCGAACCGATCGAACGGCTGTCCGCCGCCGCCGACCAGATCGGCCGCGGCGACTTCAACATTTCCTTGCCGACGCCGCACATCGCGGAGCTGTCCTCGCTGAGCCGCCGCTTCGGCCTGATGGCTCAGGCGCTGCACGAGTTCAAGCAGACCAACGTGGAGGCGCTGGTCAACGGCCAGCAGCGTCTGCAGGCACTGCTCGATAGCATCGACGACGGCCTGCTGATCGTCGACCGCGACGGACGCCTGGAGCACGCCAACCCGGTCGCCCAGCGGCAGCTGGCCTGGGAGAACGAGCACCTCGGCTCGACCCTCGGCGAAGCGCTCGGCTACCCGGACCTGGACAATGCCGCGCGGCAGGTGCTGGACGACAAACCGCTGTCCGATCCACCCGAGGACCTGATCATTGAGGCCGATGGCGAACGCCGCCTGCTAGCCTGGCGCATCAGCCCCGTCAGCCACCACGACGGCAGCATCAGTGGAGCGGTCATGGTGCTGCACGATGTCACCGATCAACGCACCTTCGAGCGCGTACGCAACGAGTTCGTACTGCGCGCATCTCACGAGCTGCGCACACCCGTCACCGGTATGCAGATGGCATTCAGTCTGCTGCGCGAGCGCCTGCGCTACCCGCCGGATAGTCGCGAGTCGGACCTGTTCGACACCGTGCACGAAGAAATGCAACGTCTGGTCCGCCTGATCAACGATCTGCTCAATTTCTCACGCTACCAAAGCGGCCAGCAAAAGCTCGAGGTCGAGCAGTGCAGTATTCCCGAACTGCTCGAGGCCGCGCGCCAACGCTTCGAGGTGGCCGCCGCCGACCAGGATGTGCAGCTCAAACTGGAACTGCAGCAGCCGCTGCCAACGCTGATGCTTGACCGTCAGCAAATCGAACGGGTCATGGACAACCTGCTGAGCAATGCACTGCGGCATACGCCCAAGGGCGGCGAAGTCCGCCTGCTGGCGCGCCACCACGGGGAGCGGATGATCCTCAGCGTGGAGGACAACGGCGAGGGCATTCCCTATAGCCAGCAGGCCCGAATCTTCGAGCCTTTCGTGCAGATCGGCCGCCGTCGCGGCGGTGCCGGACTGGGCCTTGCCTTATGTAAGGAAATCGCTCAGCTGCATGGTGGCCGTATCGGCGTGCATTCGCGGATCGGCCACGGCACCATCTTCTACGTCGCACTGCCGATCTGA
- a CDS encoding AbrB family transcriptional regulator yields MRGTLPGWWATPLIGALGGWLATLANWPLPWMVGSLLAVIAVRCSGWLVDEIPRGRQTGQWIVASAIGLHFTSEVMQQVLTHFGVILAGAIGTLLLGLIGIVILLRSGSDRATAFFASMPGGASEMVVLANRHQAEPARVAAAHSLRLLLVVLIVPALFTWGLPSMEPPLPAPVSWSWLALLLPAGGLLALLWRRLGQPNPWMLGPLTACAVASVAFDLHIGLPGWAGALGQWLIGCSLACHFDRPFFRSAPAFLLRILLFTLLAMFVAAALGGALGWMTTLDKVSLMLGMMPGGITELCLTAEALQLSVALVTAVQVLRLFLVMFLAEPVFRLWHRRWS; encoded by the coding sequence ATGCGGGGCACGCTGCCAGGCTGGTGGGCGACACCACTGATCGGCGCGCTCGGCGGCTGGCTGGCGACTCTGGCCAACTGGCCGCTGCCATGGATGGTCGGTTCGCTATTGGCAGTGATTGCGGTGCGCTGCAGTGGCTGGCTGGTGGATGAAATTCCCCGCGGCCGCCAGACCGGCCAATGGATCGTCGCCAGTGCCATCGGCCTGCACTTCACCAGCGAGGTGATGCAGCAGGTCCTCACGCATTTCGGCGTGATCCTCGCTGGGGCGATCGGCACGCTGCTGCTGGGCCTGATCGGCATCGTCATTCTGCTGCGCAGCGGTAGTGACCGCGCCACGGCATTTTTTGCCAGCATGCCGGGCGGGGCGAGCGAGATGGTGGTGCTGGCCAACCGGCACCAGGCCGAGCCGGCACGGGTGGCGGCGGCGCACAGCCTGCGCCTGTTGCTGGTGGTACTGATTGTCCCGGCGCTATTCACCTGGGGGCTGCCGTCGATGGAGCCTCCGCTGCCGGCGCCAGTGAGCTGGTCTTGGTTGGCGTTGCTGCTGCCAGCCGGTGGCTTGTTGGCACTGCTCTGGCGGCGACTCGGGCAACCCAATCCGTGGATGCTTGGACCGCTGACCGCCTGCGCAGTGGCCAGCGTGGCGTTTGACCTGCACATCGGCCTGCCCGGCTGGGCCGGGGCCCTGGGGCAGTGGTTGATCGGCTGTTCCCTGGCTTGCCATTTCGATCGACCGTTCTTTCGCAGTGCGCCAGCGTTCCTCTTGCGCATTTTGCTGTTCACGCTGCTGGCCATGTTCGTCGCTGCCGCGCTGGGTGGCGCTTTGGGCTGGATGACAACTCTGGATAAAGTGTCGTTGATGCTCGGCATGATGCCGGGAGGTATCACCGAGCTGTGCCTGACCGCCGAGGCATTGCAGCTGTCGGTGGCGCTGGTCACCGCAGTACAGGTACTGAGACTGTTTCTGGTGATGTTCCTGGCGGAGCCGGTGTTCCGACTCTGGCACCGTCGCTGGAGCTGA
- a CDS encoding PA2169 family four-helix-bundle protein has protein sequence MNKSMNQLNELIEITRDGQRFYQHAADEVKDAELQHLFRDLAQAKTQVIQALTVKVAASHEQPSQGGTLTGRMRELYANARSRIGDHDTAYVDQLEQTESDILRAFEDAIGDAEPDVRALLAIELPKLRACHGRIRQLKEVRH, from the coding sequence ATGAACAAGTCCATGAACCAGCTCAATGAGCTAATCGAGATCACGCGCGACGGGCAGCGTTTCTACCAGCATGCCGCCGATGAAGTAAAGGACGCCGAGCTGCAGCATCTGTTCCGCGACCTTGCCCAGGCAAAGACGCAGGTCATCCAGGCATTGACCGTGAAAGTCGCCGCCAGCCACGAGCAGCCATCGCAGGGCGGGACGCTGACCGGGCGCATGCGAGAACTCTATGCCAATGCCCGCTCGCGCATTGGCGATCATGACACGGCCTATGTCGACCAACTTGAACAGACCGAGTCGGACATCCTGCGGGCCTTTGAGGACGCCATTGGCGATGCCGAACCCGATGTCAGGGCATTGCTCGCCATCGAGCTTCCAAAGTTGCGTGCGTGCCATGGGCGGATTCGCCAGCTCAAGGAGGTGCGTCACTAA
- a CDS encoding DUF1328 domain-containing protein — MLSWAITFLIIAIIAAVLGFGGIAGTATGIAKILFVVFLVLFVASLIFGRGRGPRV, encoded by the coding sequence ATGCTGAGTTGGGCAATTACTTTCCTGATCATCGCCATCATCGCTGCTGTACTGGGCTTCGGTGGTATCGCAGGCACCGCTACAGGTATCGCCAAGATTCTGTTCGTGGTTTTCCTGGTGCTGTTCGTAGCATCGCTGATCTTCGGCCGTGGTCGTGGACCGCGCGTTTGA
- a CDS encoding nucleoside recognition domain-containing protein, which translates to MLNGLWLGFFLIAAVAALARWLIGGDPAVFAALVESLFAMAKLAVEVMIVLFGTLTLWLGFLRIAEKAGLIELLARLLGPLFRRLMPEVPAGHPALGLITLNFAANGLGLDNAATPIGLKAMRALQELNPLPSVASNAQILFLVLNTSSLTLLPVSIFMYRVQQGAEDPTLVFLPILLATSASSLAGLLAVALMQRLRLWDPVVLAYFIPGALLLGGFMALLAGLSVTALGSLSSLLGNLTLFGLIIAFLIVGALRKVPVYEAFVEGAKEGFDVAKSLLPYLIAMLCAIGALRASGALDFGLEGIRWLVEALGWDTRFVDALPTALVKPFSGSAARAMLIETMQSQGVDSFPALVAATVQGSTETTFYVLAVYFGAVGIQRARHAVGCALVADFVGIVAAIGVCYWFFG; encoded by the coding sequence ATGCTCAACGGCCTCTGGCTGGGCTTTTTTCTGATTGCCGCTGTTGCCGCACTTGCACGCTGGCTGATTGGTGGCGACCCCGCGGTTTTTGCCGCGCTGGTGGAAAGTCTGTTCGCCATGGCCAAACTGGCCGTGGAAGTGATGATTGTGTTGTTCGGCACCCTGACATTGTGGCTGGGCTTTTTGCGTATCGCCGAAAAGGCAGGGTTGATCGAGCTGCTGGCGCGCCTGCTGGGGCCCTTGTTTCGCCGACTGATGCCCGAAGTGCCTGCAGGCCATCCGGCGCTAGGGCTGATCACGCTGAATTTCGCCGCCAACGGCCTTGGCCTGGACAATGCCGCGACGCCGATCGGCCTCAAGGCCATGCGCGCGCTGCAGGAGCTAAACCCGCTGCCGAGTGTGGCGAGCAATGCGCAGATCCTCTTTCTGGTGCTCAACACCTCATCGCTGACCCTGCTCCCGGTGTCGATCTTCATGTATCGCGTGCAGCAGGGCGCGGAAGACCCGACGCTGGTGTTCCTGCCAATCCTGCTGGCGACCAGCGCTTCGTCCCTGGCTGGCTTGCTGGCGGTGGCGCTGATGCAGCGTTTGCGCCTGTGGGATCCGGTGGTGCTCGCCTACTTCATTCCCGGGGCCCTGTTGCTCGGGGGCTTCATGGCGCTGCTGGCCGGGTTGTCGGTGACGGCGCTGGGCTCGTTGTCATCGCTGCTCGGCAACTTGACCCTGTTCGGCCTGATCATCGCCTTTCTGATCGTTGGTGCGCTGCGAAAAGTGCCGGTGTACGAAGCCTTCGTAGAGGGGGCGAAGGAAGGCTTCGATGTCGCGAAAAGCCTGCTGCCCTATCTGATCGCCATGCTCTGTGCGATCGGTGCCTTGCGCGCGTCCGGCGCATTGGATTTCGGCTTGGAGGGCATTCGTTGGCTGGTGGAGGCGCTCGGCTGGGATACGCGCTTCGTCGATGCGTTGCCGACGGCATTGGTCAAGCCGTTCTCCGGCAGCGCTGCGCGGGCGATGCTGATCGAAACCATGCAAAGCCAGGGAGTGGACAGCTTCCCGGCGCTGGTCGCGGCGACGGTGCAGGGCAGCACCGAAACCACTTTCTACGTGCTGGCTGTGTACTTCGGAGCAGTGGGTATCCAGCGTGCGCGGCACGCCGTGGGTTGTGCGCTGGTGGCGGATTTTGTCGGGATCGTGGCAGCTATTGGCGTGTGCTACTGGTTCTTTGGCTGA
- a CDS encoding GGDEF domain-containing protein: protein MSEEAERWKEKYLQLAERQEQQDARWEQRVDLLRRSLVRSSLAVEGADPAVERCLHEMREVLREGDLDEGLSQLVPRLEKAVLESERHRHERAAQLTDALHRLVSQLLEMSLPAELRKPLKRFAKELNQRAARLRELPVLLGELGVLQEQVLSLQGAAPQQSGFLKRLFGGRDTMVAEPTVAGEPLLAANPAASQAAMEDAPLMSAGSMAQPVSAEPTASADDVASSNSASVMPAQLEQGSEQEADQDIEHLRGADSSYALPDSPEPAYSVVAERVEATLGNLLDNLHLPEQHQAQQQTLRARVEHGLNWYELVPLLDDLSMLMVAFSDQGQREFESYLQSLNERLTAMQENLLAAHQGHSEGRDAAQALDAELREQVGGLQDSMRQATDLKSLKQVVEARLDGLLGTVDTYRQQRSEQEQKLGERLQQLVTRVGSLEQAARGLRGHLEEQRQKALQDPLTGLPNRAAWNERLDIEFARWQRYGGDLLLAVLDVDHFKRVNDGYGHLAGDRVLKIIGTELHKRLRKTDFIARFGGEEFVVLLPNTPYQAGQQLMDALRESISDCPFHFKGQRVAITVSAGLTAFTEGDTTERAFERADAALYRAKDSGRNRVELA, encoded by the coding sequence ATGAGCGAAGAAGCTGAGCGTTGGAAGGAAAAGTACCTTCAGTTGGCTGAGCGGCAGGAGCAACAGGATGCCCGCTGGGAGCAGCGCGTCGACTTGCTGCGGCGCAGCCTTGTACGCAGCAGCCTCGCGGTGGAAGGCGCCGACCCAGCAGTCGAGCGCTGCCTGCATGAGATGCGCGAAGTCCTGCGCGAGGGCGATCTGGACGAGGGGCTCAGCCAGTTGGTACCGCGGCTGGAAAAGGCCGTGCTGGAGTCCGAACGTCATCGCCATGAGCGAGCCGCCCAGCTGACCGACGCGTTGCATCGACTGGTTTCCCAGTTGCTTGAAATGTCACTGCCGGCAGAGCTGCGCAAGCCGCTCAAGCGCTTCGCCAAAGAGCTGAATCAACGCGCGGCCCGACTGCGCGAGCTGCCCGTGCTGCTCGGTGAGTTGGGGGTTCTACAAGAGCAGGTGCTGAGCCTGCAGGGGGCTGCACCTCAGCAGAGCGGGTTCCTGAAACGCCTGTTCGGCGGCCGCGACACTATGGTGGCGGAACCGACGGTGGCGGGTGAGCCACTGCTGGCCGCCAATCCAGCGGCCAGCCAGGCTGCTATGGAGGATGCTCCGCTGATGTCGGCGGGGTCGATGGCGCAACCTGTCAGCGCCGAGCCGACTGCATCTGCTGATGACGTCGCCTCCTCGAACTCAGCGTCAGTGATGCCCGCCCAACTCGAGCAAGGCTCTGAGCAAGAGGCCGACCAAGACATCGAGCATCTGCGCGGAGCCGACTCTTCTTACGCCCTGCCAGACTCCCCCGAGCCGGCATATAGCGTTGTTGCCGAGCGTGTTGAGGCCACGCTGGGCAATTTGCTCGATAATTTGCACCTGCCCGAGCAGCATCAGGCTCAGCAGCAGACCCTGCGCGCGCGCGTTGAACACGGCTTGAACTGGTACGAACTGGTGCCGTTGCTGGATGACCTCTCTATGCTCATGGTTGCCTTCAGCGATCAGGGGCAGAGGGAGTTCGAGAGCTATCTGCAGTCCCTGAACGAGCGGCTTACGGCGATGCAGGAAAATCTGCTCGCAGCTCACCAGGGCCATAGCGAAGGGCGGGATGCCGCGCAGGCGCTGGACGCCGAGCTGCGCGAGCAGGTCGGTGGCCTGCAGGACAGCATGCGTCAGGCCACAGATCTCAAGAGTCTGAAGCAAGTGGTCGAGGCGCGCCTGGACGGCCTGCTGGGCACGGTAGACACCTACCGGCAGCAGCGCAGTGAGCAGGAGCAAAAGCTGGGCGAGCGGCTACAACAGCTGGTCACTCGAGTCGGCAGCTTGGAACAGGCGGCGCGCGGATTGCGCGGCCATCTCGAGGAGCAGCGGCAGAAGGCGCTGCAAGACCCCTTGACCGGGCTACCCAATCGCGCAGCCTGGAACGAGCGTCTGGATATCGAGTTTGCGCGGTGGCAGCGCTATGGAGGCGATCTGCTGCTGGCCGTACTGGATGTCGACCATTTCAAGCGGGTCAACGATGGCTACGGTCATCTGGCCGGTGATCGGGTGCTCAAGATCATCGGTACCGAGCTGCACAAACGGCTGCGCAAGACCGATTTCATTGCCCGCTTCGGTGGTGAGGAGTTCGTTGTGCTACTGCCCAATACGCCTTACCAGGCAGGGCAGCAATTGATGGACGCTCTGCGTGAGTCGATCAGCGACTGTCCTTTCCATTTCAAGGGGCAGCGGGTCGCCATCACCGTTTCGGCCGGCCTGACCGCTTTTACCGAAGGTGATACCACGGAGCGCGCTTTCGAGCGTGCCGACGCAGCGCTTTACCGCGCGAAGGATTCTGGAAGGAATCGCGTCGAGCTGGCCTGA
- the algB gene encoding sigma-54-dependent response regulator transcription factor AlgB: MDQTTDNGGRILLVDDEAAILRTFRYCLEDRGYTVMTAASAAQAEAILQRQVFDLCFLDLRLGEDNGLDVLQQMRLLAPWMRVVIVTAHSAVDTAVDAMQAGAADYLLKPCSPEQLRLSAAKQLEVRQMAARLEALEGEVKQRSDALGSHSPAMMAVLETARQVADTDANILILGESGTGKGELARAIHTWSRRSKKAFVTINCPSLSADLMESELFGHNRGAFTGATESTLGRVNQADGGTLFLDEIGDFPLALQPKLLRFIQDKEYERVGDPVTRRADVRILAATNLNLEEMVREGKFREDLLYRLNVITLNLPPMRERPEDVLALAERFLAFFVKNYGRPARGFSDAATAALKTYRWPGNVRELRNVVERASIICPQQMIDVSHLGLGEQVGSNAPRIGEPLSLEALEKAHIAGVLSTSDTLEQAARILGIDASTLYRKRKQYGL, translated from the coding sequence ATGGACCAAACGACGGACAACGGCGGACGCATCCTTCTTGTGGATGATGAAGCGGCGATCCTGCGTACCTTCCGTTATTGCCTGGAGGACCGCGGTTACACGGTCATGACGGCAGCCAGTGCAGCGCAAGCAGAAGCGATACTGCAGCGACAGGTATTCGATCTGTGCTTCCTCGATTTGCGCCTGGGCGAGGACAACGGCCTGGATGTATTGCAGCAGATGCGCTTGCTCGCTCCCTGGATGCGGGTCGTGATCGTCACCGCACATTCGGCGGTGGACACCGCCGTAGATGCCATGCAGGCCGGCGCTGCCGATTACCTGCTCAAGCCGTGCAGCCCGGAACAACTCCGCCTGTCCGCGGCCAAGCAGCTGGAAGTACGCCAGATGGCCGCGCGCCTGGAAGCGCTCGAAGGCGAAGTGAAGCAACGCAGTGATGCATTGGGCTCCCACAGCCCGGCGATGATGGCCGTGCTGGAAACGGCGCGGCAGGTAGCCGACACCGACGCGAACATCCTGATTCTTGGCGAATCCGGCACCGGTAAGGGCGAGTTGGCACGCGCCATTCACACCTGGAGTCGTCGCTCGAAAAAGGCCTTCGTCACCATCAATTGCCCTTCACTGTCCGCCGACCTGATGGAAAGCGAGCTGTTCGGTCATAACCGCGGCGCCTTCACCGGCGCCACCGAAAGCACCCTCGGCCGCGTCAACCAGGCCGATGGCGGCACGCTGTTCCTCGATGAAATCGGCGACTTCCCGCTGGCACTACAACCCAAGCTACTGCGCTTCATTCAGGACAAGGAGTACGAGCGGGTCGGCGATCCGGTCACCCGACGCGCTGACGTGCGCATCCTTGCCGCAACCAATCTGAACCTCGAAGAAATGGTTCGCGAAGGCAAGTTCCGCGAGGACCTGCTCTATCGTCTCAACGTCATTACCCTCAATCTGCCGCCAATGCGCGAGCGCCCCGAGGATGTATTGGCGCTGGCCGAACGCTTCCTGGCGTTCTTCGTGAAGAACTACGGGCGCCCGGCGCGCGGCTTCAGCGATGCGGCAACCGCGGCGCTGAAAACCTACCGCTGGCCGGGTAACGTCCGTGAACTTCGCAACGTGGTCGAACGGGCAAGCATCATCTGCCCGCAGCAGATGATCGACGTCAGTCATCTGGGACTCGGCGAACAGGTCGGCAGCAACGCACCGCGCATCGGCGAACCACTGAGCCTCGAAGCACTGGAGAAGGCGCACATCGCCGGGGTGCTGAGCACCAGTGACACTCTGGAACAAGCGGCACGAATCCTCGGGATCGACGCCTCGACCCTTTATAGAAAGCGCAAGCAGTACGGCCTATGA
- a CDS encoding DUF1330 domain-containing protein has translation MPSLTPSPEQLADYVEAMPSGVPILMLNLLRYNDQATYPPGSHHSPCSGREAYARYSRVALAKVQASGGAIEVRAKAHAALIAPPDEHWDELLLVSYSSKEAFLAMISDSEYQLAAEHRTAALADSRLIGTTRY, from the coding sequence ATGCCGAGCCTGACCCCCAGCCCAGAACAGCTCGCTGATTATGTTGAGGCCATGCCCTCAGGCGTACCGATCCTGATGCTCAATCTGCTGCGCTACAACGATCAGGCGACCTATCCCCCGGGAAGCCATCACAGCCCATGTAGCGGCCGCGAGGCCTATGCCCGCTACAGCCGCGTAGCCCTGGCCAAGGTTCAGGCAAGTGGCGGTGCAATAGAGGTTCGTGCCAAGGCCCATGCTGCGCTGATTGCGCCGCCGGACGAGCATTGGGACGAGCTGCTGCTGGTCAGCTATTCGTCCAAGGAAGCCTTTCTGGCGATGATAAGCGACAGCGAGTACCAGCTCGCGGCCGAGCACCGCACCGCAGCCCTGGCTGACTCGAGGCTGATTGGTACCACCCGCTACTGA